Proteins from one Bartonella sp. HY328 genomic window:
- a CDS encoding PAAR domain-containing protein, producing MPASVRKGDIGSGHSCHYPPTKAITGSPDVFINNIPAVRVGDSYAAHGCPTCPAPDHPRKQADGSPTIFINGYPAARIGDAIDCGGVSQTGSPDVFFDDGDA from the coding sequence ATGCCAGCTTCTGTAAGAAAAGGTGATATAGGCTCTGGTCATAGCTGCCACTATCCGCCCACTAAGGCGATCACCGGTAGCCCTGATGTGTTTATTAATAATATTCCTGCTGTTCGAGTTGGGGATAGTTATGCGGCGCATGGCTGTCCAACATGTCCAGCCCCTGATCATCCTAGAAAGCAAGCAGATGGATCGCCGACAATATTTATAAATGGTTATCCCGCCGCACGTATTGGAGATGCAATCGATTGCGGTGGAGTTTCGCAAACAGGATCGCCAGATGTATTTTTTGATGATGGTGATGCATGA